Proteins encoded by one window of Vigna radiata var. radiata cultivar VC1973A chromosome 5, Vradiata_ver6, whole genome shotgun sequence:
- the LOC106762255 gene encoding 14-3-3-like protein isoform X1: MAAAPTPREENVYMAKLAEQAERYEEMVEFMEKVSAAADNEELNVEERNLLSVAYKNVIGARRASWRIISSIEQKEESRGNEDHVTVIRDYRSKIESELSNICDGILKLLDSRLIPSASSGDSKVFYLKMKGDYHRYLAEFKTGAERKEAAESTLAAYKSAQDIANAELPPTHPIRLGLALNFSVFYYEILNSPDRACNLAKQAFDEAIAELDTLGEESYKDSTLIMQLLRDNLTLWTSDMQDDGADEIKEAAPKQDDQ, translated from the exons ATGGCGGCCGCTCCTACGCCTCGCGAAGAGAACGTGTACATGGCGAAGCTCGCTGAGCAGGCCGAGCGCTACGAAGAAATGGTGGAGTTCATGGAGAAGGTGTCCGCTGCCGCAGACAACGAGGAACTCAACGTCGAGGAGAGGAATCTCCTCTCCGTAGCCTACAAGAACGTGATCGGAGCGCGTCGCGCCTCGTGGCGCATAATCTCCTCGATCGAGCAGAAGGAAGAGAGCCGCGGCAACGAGGATCACGTCACCGTCATCCGCGACTACCGATCCAAGATCGAGTCTGAGCTCTCCAACATCTGCGACGGTATTCTCAAGCTCCTCGACTCTCGCCTTATTCCCTCGGCTTCCTCCGGCGATTCTAAGGTCTTCTACCTCAAGATGAAGGGCGATTACCACAGGTACCTCGCCGAGTTCAAGACCGGCGCTGAGCGCAAGGAGGCTGCTGAGAGCACTCTCGCTGCATACAAATCGGCTCAG GACATTGCAAATGCCGAACTGCCTCCAACTCATCCAATTAGGCTCGGCCTTGCTCTGAACTTCTCCGTATTTTACTATGAAATCCTTAACTCTCCTGATCGCGCCTGCAACCTTGCAAAACAG GCTTTTGATGAAGCGATTGCTGAATTGGATACACTGGGAGAGGAGTCATACAAGGATAGCACTTTGATCATGCAACTGCTTCGTGATAACCTCACCCTTTGGACCTCGGACATGCAG GATGATGGAGCAGATGAAATTAAAGAAGCAGCACCGAAACAGGATGATCAGTAG
- the LOC106762374 gene encoding F-box protein At1g78280, producing the protein MESRRDRRTEALGDLRVLPDEILCAILERFTPRDVARVACVSSVMYTLCNEEPLWMSLCLKEATGLLQYKGSWKKTVLHNLNLPDKYKEYHRGPLYFDGFNSLFLYRRLYRCHTTLGAFHADTGNLERIKDISLKDFYNEYDAKKPVMLSGLADTWPARHKWTTDQLLLNYGDVAFKISQRGARKISMKFKDYVSYIKVQHDEDPLYIFDEKFGEAAPSLLKDYCVPHLFEEDFFDILDTDKRPSYKWLIIGPERSGASWHVDPALTSAWNTLLCGRKRWALYPPGKVPLGVTVHVNEEDGDVNVETPSSLQWWLDFYPLLADEDKPIECTQLPGETIYVPSGWWHCVLNLETTIAVTQNFVNSNNFEFVCLDMAPGYHHKGVCRVGLLALDEDSYENVRQNIPCNENNSSYNDLSRKEKRAKIQKDADGIYNKRAINGVSRSYNLWKDGFSYDINFLSMFLDKDRDHYSSLWSSGNSIGQRELREWLSKLWIQKPKLRELIWKGACIALNANKWLECLSKICAFHNLPPPTDDERLPVGTGSNPVYLVGNTVVKIFVEGGLEASLYGLGTELEFQSRLHEANSPLSKHIPDVLASGIIYLENGSCTNLSWDGKGVPDIIVKNNITSRKCSVDDFSFGVWGRKQLEYRNAGMPVNESGSLAGNSNIWPYVITKRCAGNMFAELRDKLTWEDTTNLASFLGEQLHYLHLLSYPPPNISSFSDIDHELSLVEANGYIATVNSKSNVTAEWWLFTRTLAKMRKDVSSRLTKWGDPIPSKLIEKIDEYIPPDFAEKFGNYACKPCSWIHTDIMDDNIYMKPSLVCSTPAGNNEGSTMLDNGLLSNHEVKSWCPSHILDFSDLSIGDPLVDLIPIYLDVFRGDSRLLKQFLESYKLPFVREVSRWESTEGDQKFGRLSYLAMCYCILHDDNVLGALFSIWEELRSAQSWEEVELAVWGELNNYKGFP; encoded by the exons ATGGAGTCTCGGAGAGATCGCAGGACAGAAGCTCTTGGAGACCTTCGAGTCCTTCCCGACGAAATCCTCTGCGCGATTTTGGAACGTTTCACTCCCAGAGATGTTGCTCGGGTGGCTTGTGTTAGCAG TGTGATGTACACACTATGCAACGAAGAACCGCTGTGGATGAGTCTATGCCTAAAAGAAGCGACGGGTTTGCTGCAATACAAAGGCTCTTGGAAGAAAACTGTTCTGCATAA TTTGAATCTGCCCGACAAATACAAAGAATACCATAGAGGACCTTTATATTTTGATG GCTTCAACTCTTTATTTTTGTACAGGAGATTATACCGCTGTCATACCACATTGGGTGCATTTCATGCGGATACTGGAAATTTGGAAAGAATAAAAGACATCTCATTGAAGGACTTCTATAATGAGTATGATGCAAAGAAACCG GTTATGCTCAGTGGATTGGCTGATACATGGCCCGCCAGGCATAAATGGACAACTGATCAGCTGTTGCTAAACTACGGAGATGTAGCATTTAAAATTTCTCAACGGGGCGCCCGGAAGATCTCCATGAAATTCAAGGATTATGTCTCGTACATAAAAGTTCAGCATGATGAAGATCCCTTGTATATTTTTGATGAAAAG TTTGGTGAAGCTGCACCTAGCTTATTGAAGGATTATTGTGTGCCTCATCTTTTTGAAGAAGACTTCTTTGATATCTTAGACACAGATAAAAGACCATCCTATAAGTGGCTCATAATTGGACCAGAGAGATCCGGTGCCTCTTGGCATGTTGATCCAGCTCTTACCAGTGCATGGAATACTCTTCTTTGTGGGCGTAAAAG GTGGGCATTATATCCGCCAGGAAAAGTGCCTTTGGGTGTGACTGTTCATGTTAATGAAGAAGACGGTGATGTCAATGTTGAGACTCCATCATCACTGCAG TGGTGGCTAGACTTTTATCCTCTTCTTGCTGACGAGGACAAGCCAATTGAGTGTACACAGCtacctggagaaacaatttaTGTTCCAAGTGGATGGTGGCACTGTGTGCTAAATTTGGAAACAACTATTGCTGTCACGCAGAATTTTGTGAATTCCAACAATTTCGAATTTGTATGTTTGGATATGGCACCTGGTTATCATCATAAAGGAGTTTGCCGTGTTGGGTTACTGGCTCTTGATGAAGATAGTTATGAAAATGTCAGACAGAACATACCATGTAATGAAAATAACTCAAGTTACAATGATTTGTcaaggaaagagaaaagagcCAAAATTCAGAAAGATGCTGATGGTATATATAACAAAAGAGCCATAAATGGTGTATCTAGAAGCTACAATTTATGGAAAGATGGATTTTCCTATGATATAAACTTCTTATCCATGTTTTTGGATAAAGACAGAGACCACTACAGTTCCTTGTGGAGCTCAGGAAACAGCATTGGTCAGCGAGAACTAAGAGAATGGCTATCCAAGCTCTGGattcaaaaaccaaaattaagaGAGCTAATATGGAAG GGAGCATGTATTGCACTAAATGCCAACAAGTGGTTAGAATGCCTATCAAAAATTTGTGCCTTCCATAATTTGCCCCCTCCCACTGACGATGAAAGGCTTCCAGTTGGTACCGGTAGCAATCCT GTTTATTTAGTGGGAAACACTGTTGTTAAGATTTTTGTTGAAGGAGGACTGGAAGCTTCACTTTATGGTTTAGGCACAGAG CTAGAGTTTCAGAGTCGGTTGCATGAAGCCAACTCTCCGCTTAGTAAACATATACCTGATGTTTTGGCCAGCGGAATTATTTATCTTGAAAATGGATCTTGTACCAATTTAAGTTGGGATGGAAAAGGTGTACCTGATATCATTGTGAAAAACAATATCACCAGTAGGAAATGCAGTGTTGATGATTTCTCATTTGGGGTGTGGGGCAGGAAACAGTTAGAGTATAGGAATGCTGGGATGCCTGTGAATGAATCAGGTAGCTTAGCTGGTAACTCAAACATATGGCCATATGTGATAACAAAACGATGTGCAGGGAATATGTTTGCAGAATT AAGAGATAAACTGACATGGGAAGATACAACAAACTTGGCCTCATTCTTGGGGGAGCAACTGCATTATCTTCATCTTTTGTCATATCCGCCTCCAAATATCTCATCTTTCTCTGATATTGATCATGAATTAAGCTTGGTTGAGGCTAATGGTTATATTGCAACTGTTAACAGTAAATCAAATGTTACAGCAGAATGGTGGCTCTTCACCAGAACCTTAGCAAAGATGAGGAAAGATGTGTCAAGCCGTTTGACCAAGTG GGGTGATCCAATTCCTAGCAAACTCATTGAGAAGATTGATGAATATATTCCACCTGATTTTGCTGAG AAGTTTGGAAACTATGCTTGTAAACCTTGCTCCTGGATACACACGGACATTATGGACGATAACATTTACATGAAACCATCATTGGTTTGCTCTACCCCTGCTGGGAATAATGAAGGTAGCACCATGCTGGACAATGGTTTGTTGAGTAATCATGAAGTAAAATCATGGTGTCCTAGTCACATTCTTGACTTTAGTGATCTTTCAATAG GTGATCCTCTTGTTGACTTGATACCAATTTATTTAGATGTGTTTAGAGGTGATTCACGTCTCCTTAAGCAGTTTTTAGAAAGTTACAAACTTCCTTTTGTTCGTGAGGTATCAAGGTGGGAGTCAACAGAGGGTGATCAAAAGTTTGGCCGACTTTCATATCTTGCCAT GTGTTATTGTATCTTGCATGATGACAATGTATTGGGAGCTCTTTTTAGCATATGGGAAGAACTGAGGTCAGCACAGTCATGGGAAGAAGTTGAGCTGGCAGTGTGGGGGGAACTGAACAATTACAAAGGCTTTCCGTGA
- the LOC106762255 gene encoding 14-3-3-like protein isoform X2: MAAAPTPREENVYMAKLAEQAERYEEMVEFMEKVSAAADNEELNVEERNLLSVAYKNVIGARRASWRIISSIEQKEESRGNEDHVTVIRDYRSKIESELSNICDGILKLLDSRLIPSASSGDSKVFYLKMKGDYHRYLAEFKTGAERKEAAESTLAAYKSAQDIANAELPPTHPIRLGLALNFSVFYYEILNSPDRACNLAKQAFDEAIAELDTLGEESYKDSTLIMQLLRDNLTLWTSDMQDDGADEIKEAAPKQDDQEVFVAYIFGAGILGIHVCYELWMYWAVLVCPSIFKCFPNCLFY; encoded by the exons ATGGCGGCCGCTCCTACGCCTCGCGAAGAGAACGTGTACATGGCGAAGCTCGCTGAGCAGGCCGAGCGCTACGAAGAAATGGTGGAGTTCATGGAGAAGGTGTCCGCTGCCGCAGACAACGAGGAACTCAACGTCGAGGAGAGGAATCTCCTCTCCGTAGCCTACAAGAACGTGATCGGAGCGCGTCGCGCCTCGTGGCGCATAATCTCCTCGATCGAGCAGAAGGAAGAGAGCCGCGGCAACGAGGATCACGTCACCGTCATCCGCGACTACCGATCCAAGATCGAGTCTGAGCTCTCCAACATCTGCGACGGTATTCTCAAGCTCCTCGACTCTCGCCTTATTCCCTCGGCTTCCTCCGGCGATTCTAAGGTCTTCTACCTCAAGATGAAGGGCGATTACCACAGGTACCTCGCCGAGTTCAAGACCGGCGCTGAGCGCAAGGAGGCTGCTGAGAGCACTCTCGCTGCATACAAATCGGCTCAG GACATTGCAAATGCCGAACTGCCTCCAACTCATCCAATTAGGCTCGGCCTTGCTCTGAACTTCTCCGTATTTTACTATGAAATCCTTAACTCTCCTGATCGCGCCTGCAACCTTGCAAAACAG GCTTTTGATGAAGCGATTGCTGAATTGGATACACTGGGAGAGGAGTCATACAAGGATAGCACTTTGATCATGCAACTGCTTCGTGATAACCTCACCCTTTGGACCTCGGACATGCAG GATGATGGAGCAGATGAAATTAAAGAAGCAGCACCGAAACAGGATGATCA GGAGGTGTTTGTTGCTTATATCTTTGGTGCTGGAATTTTAGGCATTCATGTCTGTTATGAATTGTGGATGTACTGGGCCGTTTTAGTTTGTCCTTCCATTTTCAAGTGTTTTCCAAATTGCCTATTTTATTAA